The Anaeromyxobacter sp. Fw109-5 genomic interval ATGCCGAGAGCCTCCGCAAGCTCGCGGTTCGACGGATTGCGCAGGAGCAGCTCGCGCCAGGCGACCACCGGTGTCTCCGAGTGGCTCACCCCAAAGCGCCCGAGCAGGGTGTCCACGTCCTGCTCGGTCTCGAGGTCCAGCCACCTGAAGGGCACGAGGTTCCTCGTCAGGAAGTCGCGGATCCGCAAGGTGTCCCTGGAGTAGCGGGAGCCGATCACGCGCACGCCGGTGAAGTCACCCGACTCGCGCAGGAGCTGTCGGCGGGCGATGAACGCCTGGAGGATGCGGTCACCGAGGTCCGGGCAGCCGTTCAGCAGCTCCTGCAGTCCCGCCGGCGAGATGGCGTACACCTGGCTGTCCACGCGCGCGACGGCGGTGACGATAGAGCGGCTGCCGGTGAGGTGCGCGACATCCCCCGTGAACTGTCCGGGGCCGTGAACCACCAACGTCTTGGGCGTGTCGCCGGAAGGATCGATGACCTCGACCTCACCCGACTCGATCACGAAGAACTTGAAGTCGCGATCGCCGACCTGGAACAGGGCCTGTCCGGCAGGGTACCGCTCGAGCGAAGCCCCGGAGCAGCGCCCAACCTGGGCGACCTGCCCCGCGTCCAGCGTGGGGAAGGCGAGCTCGCGCAGATGGGGATCGGCCATTTCTGGAGGCCTCTTAGAGCATCTCGAGCGGTCGTTTCTCGGCAGGTGGCGGGAACGCGCGGTCGAGCTCGGCCAGATCCTCGTCGCCCAGCCGGAGGTCGAGCGCGGCGCGGTTCTCTTCGACGTGCGCCGGCGTCCCGGCCTTCGGAATCGCGCTCACATCATCGAGCCGGAGTACCCACGCAAGCGCCACCTGCACCGGAGTCGCGCCGTGCCGGTCGGCGATCTTGCGCAGCCCGTCGCTCTCGAGGAGCCGTCCCTGCTCGATCGGCGAGTAGGCCATGACGGGGATACGGTGCGCGTGGCACCAGGGCAACAGGTCGAACTCGATCCCGCGGCGTCCGAGGTTGTAGAGCACCTGGTCCGTCTGGGCGTGCGGTCCCTCGGGCGGGACCTCGAAGAGCTCCTCCATGTCCGCCACGTCGAAGTTGCTGACGCCCCAGTACAGGATCTTCTCGGCCTCCACGAGCTCGTGGAAGGCCTCGACCGTCTCCTCGAGGCGCGTGAAGCCGCGCCAGTGCAGGAGGTACAGATCGATGCGGTCCGTGCCGAGGCGTCGCAGGCTGCGCTCGCATGCGGCGATCGTCTTGGTGTGCGAGGCGTTGGTCGGAAGCACCTTGCTCACGAGGAAGACCTCGTCGCGCCGACCGGCGATGGCGTCGCCGACGAGCTCCTCGGCGGCCCCGTCGCCGTACATCTCCGCGGTGTCGATGAGCGTGAGGCCGAGGTCGAGACCGCGCTCGAGGGCGGCCAGCTCCGTCTGCCGTCGCCCGGGATCCTCGCCCATGTGCCAGGTGCCGAGCCCCAGGGCGGGAATGCGCTCGCCGAAGGGGAGCGCGATGGTGCGGATGGCCGACGAGGACATGTTGGGCCCGACCAGATCATCAGGCCGCCTGCTCCGCGGCGCAACGCGCCCGGCCAGGCTGCGCGGACACGGCGCGAGCCGTCGAGGCGTCGCTGGGCGAGCGCGTCGCGTGGATCGGGGTCAAGTGAAGGACCGGCCGCGCGCCCAGGGGTCCTCCCGCAGCGCCGACAGGCGGCGGCGGAGATTACGGAGGGTGTGCTGGTCGCTTCGCAGCGTTCGCCTCAGCTCCTCCCAGCGCAGCAGGTCGACGGCGAAATACGCCGGGCTCGCCAGGACGAGCGCGGCCCAGCGGCTCCGGAGTTCGTGAGAAGTCGCGCTTCCGGCTGTACTCCTCGAGGCCCATCTGCGCGGGTCCTTCCCTCCGGCAGCGGGTCTTCACCGCGCCGCCGGGCGCGAGAGGACCACGAGCGAGCGCGCCGCGACCTCGACCACCCGCTGCGCCGCGACCCTCGGCCGCTTCGCGTCGATCGCGCCGGCGGTGTCGACGAGGATCTCCCATTCCGCTCCCCACGACACGTCCGGCAGCGTGTACGCGACCAGCTCGTGATGCGCGTTCAGGAGGACGAGGAGCGTGTCGCCCACGATCCGGATCCCGCGCTCGTCGGGCGTGTCGATGGCATCGCCGCCCAGCAGGAACGCGAGCGAACGGACGAACACCTGCCAGTCGGCCTCCCTCATCTCGCGGCCGTCGGGCCGGAACCACGCGAGATCCTTGAGCGACGAATCCCAGAGCCGCGCGCCGCGGAAGAAGCGCCGGCGCTGGAGCACCGGCTCGCGCAGCCGCAGGCGGATCATGTGGGCGGTGAAGTCGAGGAGCGTCTGCCGGCGACCGTCGAGGTCCCAGTCGAGCCACGAGATCTCGTTGTCCTGACAGTACGCGTTGTTGTTCCCGCGCTGGGTCTTGCCCATCTCGTCCCCCGCGCAGAGCATCGGGACGCCTTGCGAGACGAAGAGTGCCGCGATGAGGTTCCGCTGCTGACGATCGCGGAGCTCCTTCACGAGCGGATCGTCGGTCTCGCCCTCGGCGCCGCAGTTCCAGGAGGCATTGTCGTCGGAGCCGTCGCGGTTGCCTTCGAGGTTCGCCTCGTTGTGCTTGCGCTCGTACGAGACGAGGTCGCGCAGCGTGAAGCCGTCGTGCGCCGTGACGAAGTTGACGCTGGCGAAGATCTTGCGGCCCGCGGCCTCGTACAGGTCGGCCGACCCCGTCAGCCGGTACCCGAGCTCCGGCGCCTGGCCCTGCTCGCCCTTCCAGAAGCGGCGCACCACGTCGCGGTACCGGCCGTTCCACTCCGACCAGCGCACGGGGAACCTGCCGACCGCGTAGCCCCCGGGTCCGAGGTCCCAGGGTTCGGCGATGAGCTTCATCTTCGCGAGCGTCGGGTCCTGGTGCACGGCCTGCAGGAATCCAGACCGCGGATCGAAGTGCTCGGGATCGCGGCACAGCGTGGTCGCCAGGTCGAAGCGGAACCCGTCGACGTGCAACTGCTCCGCCCAGTAGCGGAGCGAGTCCATGACGAGCTTCAGCGTCTGCGGATTCGTCGTGTCGAGGCTGTTTCCGCAACCGGTGAAGTCGACGTAGTAGCGCCGATCCGCCGCCGACAGGCGGTAGTAGTCGTCGTTCGCGAGGCCCTTCAGCGAGAGCGTCGGGCCGAGGTGATTGCCTTCGCAGGTGTGGTTGTAGACGACGTCCACGATGACCTCGATGCCGGCGCGGTGCAGCGCCTTCACCATCTCCTTGAAGTCGGTCACCTGCCCGCCGCGCGAGCCGAGGCTCGAGTAGCGCTGCTCGGGCGCGAAGTAGCATAGGGTGTTGTAGCCCCAGTAGTTCTTCAGCCCCTTCTCGACGAGGTGGGCGTCGTCCACGAACTCGTGGACGGGGAGCAGCTCGACGGCGGTGATCCCGAGCCGCCGAAGGTGCGCGATGGCCTCCGGAGACGCGAGACCCGCGTAGGTGCCGCGCAGCTCCGGTGGCACGCCCGGATGACGCATCGTGAATCCGCGCACGTGCACCTCGTAGATCACCGATCGGTGCCACGGCGTGAGCGGGCGCGTGTCCCCGCCCCAGTCGAAGAGGTCCGCGACCACCACGGCCTTCGGCACTCCCCAGGCGTCGTCCTGGACGTCCGCGCCGAGGTCCCCGCCGGGATCGCCCACCGGGTAGGAGTGGACCGGCGCCCTCCAGTCGACCTCCCCCGTCAACGCCCGCGCGTACGGGTCCACCAGGAGCTTCGAGCCGTTGAAGCGCAGGCCGCGGGTAGGCTCGTAGGGCCCGTGGGCGCGGAAGCCGTAGAGCGTTCCGGTCTGCAGGCCCGGAGAATAGGCGTGCCAGACGTGAGCGGTCTTCTCGCGCAGCTCGAATCGGCGGGTCTCGCGCGCAGGAGCGTCCGGGTCGAAGACACACACCTCGACGCGCGTCGCCTGCGGGCTGTACACCGCGAAGTTGACGCCGTGCCCGTCGAACGTGGCTCCCAGCGGCTCGGGTCGGCCCGGCCATGTCGCCCGTGCGTGCATCCGTGCCCCCCTCAGGGCGCGCCGCCCGGCGCCGCTCCAGGTCGCACCTCGGCGAGCGGCAAGCCGGCGCCGGACGGCTCGCGCCGGCCGGTCACTTGGCGCGAGCGCGCCATGTCCATCCGCCAGCACTCCTCGAACTCTGCCGCGAACGGGCGGTCGTCGACGACGAGGCAGCCCTCCTCGAGCCAGTTCATCGAGAGGAAGTCGAGGTTCATGGAGCCGATGACCACGAGCCGGTCGTCGATCAGCATCGTCTTGGCGTGCATCATCGACGGCTGATACTCGTGGACCTTCACGCGACTCCGGTCGAGGCAGGGATAGAGACGCCGCTGGACGAACGTGACGCCGGGGTGGTCCTGGTAGGGGCCGGGCAGCAGCAGCCGCACCTCGATCCCGCGCTCGGGGCGCGCGCACAGGGCGGCGAGCACCTCCGGCGGCGGGACGAAGTAGGCGTTCGCGATCCATGCCCGCCGCCGGGCCGCCGCCACCGCGACGTGCGTCACCCAGCGGGCGTGGGACAGCCCCTTGACGTCCATGCTGGTCACGTACGCGGCTCGGGCGTCCCCTGCAGGCCGGGCCCGCTCGAACTCGCCCGCGGGCAGGATGGTGCCTCCCGTCTCGAGCCAGTGGCTGGCGAACGCCACCTGCATCTGCCGCACGACCGGCCCCTCGACCCGGGCGTTCGAGTCTCGCCACTCGCGCGGAGACAGGCCGTTGCCCAGCCACTCGGGCGCTATGCCGAACCCCCCCGTGAAACCCACGCGTCCGTCGACGACGACCAGCTTGCGGTGATTTCGCCCGGTGAAGGCGAGCGGACGCTCGTGCAGCGGGCGGAAGTAGTGCGCCTCGCACCCCGCCGCGAGCAACCGCGGGCGGAGCTGTCGGTCGAAGCCGGGGCTCCCGACGGGATCGACGAGGATCCGCACCGCGATCCCCTCGCGCGCCCGGCGGCAGAGAAGGTTCACCATCCGCTCCCCGGGCTGCCCCGGCTTCCAGATGTAGACGTCGACGTGGACGCTGTGGCGCGCCGCGCGGATCGTCTCCTCGATCGCGTCGAACACCTGGCCGTTGTCCCTGCGCTCGACGTGGTTTCCGGCGAGCATTGGGGTCGCCGTCGTCTCGAGGAGCGCGAGGGCGACCGAGTCGACGCCCTCGCCGAGCCCGGCGGAGAGTGAAGCCCAAGGCCCGTACCGGGTCCGAAGATCCCACCAGCGCCGCGCCAGAACCCCGAGCGTCGCTCCCGTGGCGACCCCTGCCGCTAGCGCAGCCCTCATCGCGCTGCAAAGCTGCGCATCGCGCGAGGGCCGGGCACCGCTGGATGGCTGAGGCTTAGACCGCCCGCTCGACGGGGCCGACGACGAGCGCATCGATGAGCGCCGCCGCGGTGAACGATAGATCCGCCGGCTCGAGCGCGTGCTGGTTCCGGAACGCTGGTCGAGCGGGAAGTGGCGATACGCGAAGAGGAGCCAGCCTGCGAGGACGCGCCGTACCGCCTCCACCTCGGGGTTCGCGGGGGCACAGTACGGGCACTCGTAGTCGCCGTACTCGACGAGCTGGAGCGGCGCGTCGCGCCCACCACGCGGTGCCCGTCGCCCAGGAGCCGCACGGCCATGTTCCCGCCCATCCGTCCGAGCCCGACGAACCCGACCATGGTCGACACGTAATCGGAGGAACACGGCGCGTCTCGATCACGGAAGGAGTCGTCGGGGCGACCCGGCGATCGCGGACGCGTCGCGGCACGGTGAGCGGAGCGTACGCACCTTCGTGCGAGGAGGATCCGCATGACCCCCGCGACGGACCGCTGGGCACCCCTCGCGACGCAGCTTCGCGCCGACAGCATCCGGGCCACCACCAGGGCGGGGTCCGGGCATCCGACCTCCAGCCTCTCCGCCGCCGACCTGATGGCGGTCCTGCTCGCCGGCCACCTGCACTACGATTGGCGGCACCCGAGGAGCCCCGACAACGACCGGCTCGTCTTCTCGAAGGGCCACGCTGCGCCGCTGCTGTACGCGATGCTCAAAGCGGCAGGGGCGATCTCCGACGAGGAGCTGCTCACGCTCCGGAAGCTCGGCAGCCGGCTCGAGGGGCACCCCTCGCCGCGCCTTCCCTTCGTCGAGGTCGCGACCGGCTCGCTCGGGCAGGGACTCCCCATCGCGATCGGCGTCGCGCTCGCCGCGCGGCTCACGCGCCGCGATCTTCGCTGCTGGGTGCTCCTCGGCGACAGCGAGATGTCGGAGGGGAGCGTCTACGAGGCGCTCGAGCTAGGCGGCCACTACCGCCTCGCGTCGCTCGTCGCGATCGTGGACATGAACCGCCTCGGGCAGCGAGGACCGACCATGCTCGGGTGGGAGGGGGAACGCTACGCCGACCGCGCGCGCGCCTTCGGCTGGAAGGCGCTCGTCATCGACGGCCACGACCACCCCGCCATCGATTGGGCCTGCTCCGAGGCGGAGCGCGCCGACCGGCCGGTCTGCATCGTGGCGCGGACGAAGAAGGGGGCCGGCGTCGCGCTCCTCGAGGACCGGGAGGGGTGGCACGGCAAGGCGCTCTCGGAGGGCGAGGCGAGGCTCGCCCTCGCGGAGCTCGGGAATCCTCGCTGCGACCTGGTGATCGAGACGCCGCTCCCGCGGCGGAGCTCGCCCCAGTGGTCCCCGCGCCGTGGCGCCTATCAGGCGCCGCGCTACGAGCCCGGGTCCAGGGTAGCGACGCGCGAGGCCTTCGGGGACGCGCTGCGGGCGCTCGGGGACGCGCGCGACCACGTGGTCGCCCTCGACGGCGAGGTCAGCAACTCGACGTACTCGGAGAGGTTCGAGAGGGCGCACCCGGACCGGTTCTTCGAGCTCTACATCGCCGAGCAGGCGCTCGTGTCCGCCGCGGTGGGCATGCAGGTCCTCGGTGCCGTTCCCTTCGCGTCCACGTTCGCCGCGTTCGTCACGCGCGCGTACGACCAGCTCCGCATGGCCGCGATCTCGCGCGCCCGCCTCTGCCTCGTGGGCACGCACGCGGGAGTCTCGATCGGCGAGGACGGGCCGTCGCAGATGGGGCTCGAGGACCTGGCGATGATGCGCGCCGTGGTGGGGAGCACCGTGCTCTACCCGTCGTGCGCGACGACGACCGCCGACCTCGTCGGCCAGGCGGCGGATCGGGAGGGGATCGTGTACCTGCGCGCGACCCGCGAGAAGACGCCGGTCCTGTACGGGCCCGGGGAGCGATTCCCGATCGGCGGCAGCCGAGTCGTGCGCGGGTCGAGCGCGGATGCGGCCGCGGTGATCGCGGCCGGGATCACGCTTCACGAGGCGCTCCGGGCGCACGACCTCCTCAGGGCGGAGGGGATCGCCGTCCGCGTGGTGGACCTCTACTCGGTGAAGCCGATCGACGCGGCGACGGTGGAGGCGTGCGCCAACGAGTGCAGCGGGCGGCTCGTGGTCGTCGAGGATCACCGGCCGGAGGGAGGGCTCGCCGACGCCGTATCGGAGGTGTTCGCCGAGCGGCGCGGCCCCGCGATCTTCCGCCTCGCGGTGCGCGGAATGCCGGGGTCAGGAACCCCCCGCGAGCTCCTCGACGCGGCGGGCATCGGCGCCGCCGCCATCGTCGACGCCGTGAAGCGGGCGACTCGGTGAGGTGATGTGAGGTGAGGTGACGCGGCTCCTGCCCGGATCGGTGGCCGAGCGCGTGGTGCGCGAGGCGCCCTGCCCCCGTGCTCGTGTTGCGCTGCGCGAGCGGGATCGTCAGGCGGCGGCGGCCCGCGCGCCGCGCTCGCGTACGAGCCAGTAGGTCACGCCCACCGCGATCACGACCGCTGCGAGGGCGAAGATCTGCATCGCGTCGTACTCCTTCACGTCGAGGATGATGAACTTCCGCGCGAGCGCCAGGATCGCGATGAGAAGCACCGTCTGCACCTCGATGATGTGAGCTCGCCCGGGCGCCACCCTCGTGATCGAGTGCCGGAACTCGAGCGCGATGAGCACGGTTGCAATCTCCCCGAACACGACCTGAAAGACCTTGTGGTCGAGCGGGTTCAGGAGTCCGGCCATGAAGAGGGACAGAACCTCCCTGGAGAGTCTCCAGACCGCGATGATGACGACGGCGGCGATCAGCCACGCGATGATGAGCGCCACCGCCTGCTCGAACCGCTCGTAGACCCCGAGCGTGAGCCAGTTGGCCTTGAACTCCGCGAAATGCTTGCGGCGTGCAGGTGTTCCCATGATGCGCTCCGGTCAATCGCTCACTCCCGGCGTTCGCGCGGCGGCTCCGCACGACGCGGAACCGGCAGGTACTCCACCGCAGGCCTCCTCCGCACCGGCTGCGGGTACAGGCTCATGAGCTGCATGAACTCGGCGGGCACGTCGGACCGGACCTTGAACCCGAGCCGCTGCGCCTGCTCGAACGTGATGGGGTAATCGTGGGTCCACGTCCCCGTGGACAGCAGCTCCGCGAGCTCACGCGACTTCTCGGCAGATACGCTCCTCGTGAACAGGTCCTGGACGCTCTCGCGGATCTGGTTCACCGCCTTCTCGGCCACGTCGGCGAGGACGAGCGTCTGGTCGTCGATCTCGGCGATCGGCTTCTTCGAGACGACCTTCAGGAGCGACGCCGCTGGGTACTGGCCGAGCTGGGGGTCTACCGGGCCGAGGACGGCATGGCGCGACATCAAGATCTCGTCCGCGGAGAGCGCGATGAGCGTCCCGCCCGACATCGCGTAATGCGGCACGATCACCGTCACCTTGCCCTTGTGGTCCCGCTCCGCCCGAGCGATCTGGAGCGCCGCGAGGACGACCCCGCCCGGCGTGTGCAGGACGATGTCGAGCGGCACCTCCGGGTCCGTCAGCTCGATCGCGCGCAGGACGTCCTCCGAGTCGTTGATGTCGATGTACCGCATCAGCGGGAAGCCGAGCAGGCTCATCGTCTCCTGGCGGTGGACGAGCAAGATGACGCGCGATTTGCGTCGGCGCTCGATGCGCGAGATGAGGCGCTGGCGCGAGCTCTCGAGGAGGCGCTGCTGGAGCACGGGCTGCAGCGCCGAGAGCATGAAGAAGAGCCAAACGAGCTGCCCGATGTCCATCCGCCTACCTCCAGGCGATCGATGACGGGACATCGCCTCAGGTCGACCACGCTCCCTCGATGCCGAGCTCGTCGCGCTCGAACCGACGCGGGGTCGGGTCTTCGGAGCAGGAACACTCGGTGAAGCAGCGCCCCCGCCGCGAAACCGCCGATGTGGGCCCACCATGCGACCCCTCCGACGTCGGCAGGCGCAAGGCTCGCGACCGTTCCGCCGACGAGCTGGGTCAAGAGCCAGAACAGGAGATAGACGACGGCCGGAAGCTCGAAGAAGAACGGCAAGAACAGGATTGGCAGCACCGCGATGATGCGTGCCCCGGGAAAGAGGAGGAAGTAGGCGCCGAACACGCCGGCGATCGCGCCCGAGGCGCCGACGGTCGGGAGCGTGGAGTCGACGTTCGTGAGCCAATGCGTGACCCCGGCCACCACGCCCGTCAGGAGATAGAAGACGAGGAAACGCCACGGCCCCATCCGATCCTCGACGTTGTCGCCGAAGATCCAGAGTGACCACATGTTGCCGATGATGTGTGCCCACCCGCCGTGAAGGAACATGCTGGTGACGAACGGCCAGTAGTCGTCCGTCGGGAACCCCAGCGCCGATGCCCACTCCGGGTGGCTGAAGCGCGCAGGGACGACCCCGAACAGGTGGACGAACCGCAGCAGCTCGTCCGGAGGGAGCGTGAGCTCGTACAGGAACACCGCGACGTTCAAGGCGATGAGCGCCCAGGTTACGACGGGCGCGCGGCGTCTCGGGACGGTGTCGCGGACCGGGATCATCGCAGCGCCTCCTACGGTCCGTGCGGCGTCGACGCGTGGCAAATGCGGGACGTCCGCGCGCCCGCCCCACCGTGAGCGCGTGAACGAAGGACGTGGAAGGCGCGCTCTCGCCTTCCACCCCTTCGGCCGGTGGGCCTCACACTCCCCGTTCGTCGGGGGGCCGTGGGCGTCGATCGCCCGGGAGGGTCGGAGCTGGGACCGGGCGCGGCGGGTCAGCTGCCTGACCCGCCGAGCCGGAGCGGCTCCAGACCGGGCGTCACGCCCCTCGAGGCAATCCGAGGCCCGCTCGCGTTTCCGGCCTCGAACGAAGGAAGCAGGTTCTCTGCGAGTCTCCGTTCGGCTCCGCTACATCGGTAATCATCCCGACTCGCCCCGCAACGCACGCGGTCGTCGTGTGCTCGAGACGACTGCGCCTGGGTCACCGGTGACGCCCTGGCGCACCGTGCCGTTCCGACCTCCCTGCGGCGGGCTCGCCAGCCTCCTTGGCCGCTCGGCGCTTCCGATCGGCTGAGGGTGCGGCGGCCGCTGCCGCGCTGGGGCGCTTCTCCCACCGGACCTTGTCCGCGTCCTTGTCGTAGAAGAACCGGACGGTGTCACCCGACGTCACGCCGCCGCGCAGCATCGCGGAGGCGAGCTCGGTCTCCACGAGCGAGCGGATCTGGCGGCGCAGCTCGCGCGCTCCGTACTCCGGCTGGTATCCAATCTCGGCCAGGTGCTCCACGATCGAGTCGTCGAACTCCAGCGTCAGTCCCTGGCCGTGGGCGGTGCGCTTGACCCGCTCGAGCTGGAGGCCAACGATCTGCCGGATCTGCTCGCGGTCGAGCGCGTGGAAGACGATGATCTCGTCGATCCGGTTCAGGAACTCTGGCCGCAGGTGGCGCCGGAGCACGTTCAGGAGCTCGTTCTTGAGCTGCGCGTAGTCCTTCTGCTGCGCGGGCGCCGCCCGGAGGTTCTCCTGGATGAGATCAGACCCGATGTTGCTCGTGGCG includes:
- a CDS encoding aldo/keto reductase codes for the protein MSSSAIRTIALPFGERIPALGLGTWHMGEDPGRRQTELAALERGLDLGLTLIDTAEMYGDGAAEELVGDAIAGRRDEVFLVSKVLPTNASHTKTIAACERSLRRLGTDRIDLYLLHWRGFTRLEETVEAFHELVEAEKILYWGVSNFDVADMEELFEVPPEGPHAQTDQVLYNLGRRGIEFDLLPWCHAHRIPVMAYSPIEQGRLLESDGLRKIADRHGATPVQVALAWVLRLDDVSAIPKAGTPAHVEENRAALDLRLGDEDLAELDRAFPPPAEKRPLEML
- the glgX gene encoding glycogen debranching protein GlgX is translated as MHARATWPGRPEPLGATFDGHGVNFAVYSPQATRVEVCVFDPDAPARETRRFELREKTAHVWHAYSPGLQTGTLYGFRAHGPYEPTRGLRFNGSKLLVDPYARALTGEVDWRAPVHSYPVGDPGGDLGADVQDDAWGVPKAVVVADLFDWGGDTRPLTPWHRSVIYEVHVRGFTMRHPGVPPELRGTYAGLASPEAIAHLRRLGITAVELLPVHEFVDDAHLVEKGLKNYWGYNTLCYFAPEQRYSSLGSRGGQVTDFKEMVKALHRAGIEVIVDVVYNHTCEGNHLGPTLSLKGLANDDYYRLSAADRRYYVDFTGCGNSLDTTNPQTLKLVMDSLRYWAEQLHVDGFRFDLATTLCRDPEHFDPRSGFLQAVHQDPTLAKMKLIAEPWDLGPGGYAVGRFPVRWSEWNGRYRDVVRRFWKGEQGQAPELGYRLTGSADLYEAAGRKIFASVNFVTAHDGFTLRDLVSYERKHNEANLEGNRDGSDDNASWNCGAEGETDDPLVKELRDRQQRNLIAALFVSQGVPMLCAGDEMGKTQRGNNNAYCQDNEISWLDWDLDGRRQTLLDFTAHMIRLRLREPVLQRRRFFRGARLWDSSLKDLAWFRPDGREMREADWQVFVRSLAFLLGGDAIDTPDERGIRIVGDTLLVLLNAHHELVAYTLPDVSWGAEWEILVDTAGAIDAKRPRVAAQRVVEVAARSLVVLSRPAAR
- a CDS encoding phosphatidylserine/phosphatidylglycerophosphate/cardiolipin synthase family protein codes for the protein MRAALAAGVATGATLGVLARRWWDLRTRYGPWASLSAGLGEGVDSVALALLETTATPMLAGNHVERRDNGQVFDAIEETIRAARHSVHVDVYIWKPGQPGERMVNLLCRRAREGIAVRILVDPVGSPGFDRQLRPRLLAAGCEAHYFRPLHERPLAFTGRNHRKLVVVDGRVGFTGGFGIAPEWLGNGLSPREWRDSNARVEGPVVRQMQVAFASHWLETGGTILPAGEFERARPAGDARAAYVTSMDVKGLSHARWVTHVAVAAARRRAWIANAYFVPPPEVLAALCARPERGIEVRLLLPGPYQDHPGVTFVQRRLYPCLDRSRVKVHEYQPSMMHAKTMLIDDRLVVIGSMNLDFLSMNWLEEGCLVVDDRPFAAEFEECWRMDMARSRQVTGRREPSGAGLPLAEVRPGAAPGGAP
- a CDS encoding transketolase → MRMTPATDRWAPLATQLRADSIRATTRAGSGHPTSSLSAADLMAVLLAGHLHYDWRHPRSPDNDRLVFSKGHAAPLLYAMLKAAGAISDEELLTLRKLGSRLEGHPSPRLPFVEVATGSLGQGLPIAIGVALAARLTRRDLRCWVLLGDSEMSEGSVYEALELGGHYRLASLVAIVDMNRLGQRGPTMLGWEGERYADRARAFGWKALVIDGHDHPAIDWACSEAERADRPVCIVARTKKGAGVALLEDREGWHGKALSEGEARLALAELGNPRCDLVIETPLPRRSSPQWSPRRGAYQAPRYEPGSRVATREAFGDALRALGDARDHVVALDGEVSNSTYSERFERAHPDRFFELYIAEQALVSAAVGMQVLGAVPFASTFAAFVTRAYDQLRMAAISRARLCLVGTHAGVSIGEDGPSQMGLEDLAMMRAVVGSTVLYPSCATTTADLVGQAADREGIVYLRATREKTPVLYGPGERFPIGGSRVVRGSSADAAAVIAAGITLHEALRAHDLLRAEGIAVRVVDLYSVKPIDAATVEACANECSGRLVVVEDHRPEGGLADAVSEVFAERRGPAIFRLAVRGMPGSGTPRELLDAAGIGAAAIVDAVKRATR
- a CDS encoding phosphate-starvation-inducible PsiE family protein yields the protein MGTPARRKHFAEFKANWLTLGVYERFEQAVALIIAWLIAAVVIIAVWRLSREVLSLFMAGLLNPLDHKVFQVVFGEIATVLIALEFRHSITRVAPGRAHIIEVQTVLLIAILALARKFIILDVKEYDAMQIFALAAVVIAVGVTYWLVRERGARAAAA
- a CDS encoding ATP-dependent Clp protease proteolytic subunit, which encodes MLQQRLLESSRQRLISRIERRRKSRVILLVHRQETMSLLGFPLMRYIDINDSEDVLRAIELTDPEVPLDIVLHTPGGVVLAALQIARAERDHKGKVTVIVPHYAMSGGTLIALSADEILMSRHAVLGPVDPQLGQYPAASLLKVVSKKPIAEIDDQTLVLADVAEKAVNQIRESVQDLFTRSVSAEKSRELAELLSTGTWTHDYPITFEQAQRLGFKVRSDVPAEFMQLMSLYPQPVRRRPAVEYLPVPRRAEPPRERRE
- a CDS encoding rhomboid family intramembrane serine protease; this encodes MIPVRDTVPRRRAPVVTWALIALNVAVFLYELTLPPDELLRFVHLFGVVPARFSHPEWASALGFPTDDYWPFVTSMFLHGGWAHIIGNMWSLWIFGDNVEDRMGPWRFLVFYLLTGVVAGVTHWLTNVDSTLPTVGASGAIAGVFGAYFLLFPGARIIAVLPILFLPFFFELPAVVYLLFWLLTQLVGGTVASLAPADVGGVAWWAHIGGFAAGALLHRVFLLRRPDPASVRARRARHRGSVVDLRRCPVIDRLEVGGWTSGSSFGSSSCSRRCSPCSSSASSRARASASSRASSADANRASSCSSTARRR